A single Deinococcus misasensis DSM 22328 DNA region contains:
- a CDS encoding tetratricopeptide repeat protein: MKKWLIASALLFGQGFAQQNLSELQNEYQNALKTAPKTTGNTTWKSLMDRVEELKNQTPTPEVLRLRANIYSDVKWWIKAKTAWEDFQKVGNLSADEKKRYSEALHNLAFTAAHRNEPNLQEALQYAKQAIEVTPDYYPARYLLAETYQDLGDYSNAKNAWKEVLDINPTDSKAQYFVNVGDRLSRFGPEVNQAFVRGYSAYSENQKTEALNLFKKTTELGPEFTEGWRYYARTAFELGDVKAALAGYQKLSELEGQTPENTYWLNYATEASQYGLEAVKAYRSGYTAYQQKNLKGAESLFKQATTLSPNYQKAWAWLGRVRYEQKNYSGAVQAYMQAVTLDPEDDSSEYYLKLAKNRK, translated from the coding sequence ATGAAAAAATGGCTGATTGCATCTGCACTTCTTTTTGGACAGGGATTCGCCCAGCAAAACCTTTCTGAACTGCAAAACGAATACCAGAACGCCCTGAAAACCGCCCCCAAAACCACCGGAAACACCACCTGGAAAAGCCTGATGGACCGGGTTGAGGAACTGAAAAACCAGACCCCAACCCCAGAGGTCTTGCGTTTGCGGGCCAACATCTACAGCGATGTGAAGTGGTGGATCAAAGCCAAGACTGCATGGGAAGACTTCCAGAAGGTCGGCAACCTGAGCGCAGACGAGAAAAAGCGTTACTCTGAAGCCCTGCACAATCTGGCTTTCACCGCAGCCCATCGCAACGAGCCCAATCTGCAAGAAGCCCTGCAATATGCCAAACAGGCCATCGAAGTCACCCCGGATTACTATCCAGCCCGTTACCTGCTGGCCGAAACCTATCAGGACCTCGGGGATTACTCCAATGCCAAAAATGCATGGAAAGAAGTGCTGGACATCAATCCCACCGACTCCAAAGCCCAGTACTTTGTGAATGTGGGAGACCGGCTTTCCAGATTTGGCCCGGAGGTCAATCAGGCTTTTGTGCGCGGATACAGTGCCTACAGCGAAAACCAGAAAACCGAAGCCCTGAACCTGTTCAAGAAAACCACCGAACTGGGACCCGAGTTCACCGAAGGCTGGCGTTACTATGCCCGCACCGCTTTTGAACTGGGCGATGTGAAAGCCGCTCTGGCCGGATACCAGAAACTCTCTGAACTGGAAGGCCAGACCCCCGAGAACACCTACTGGCTCAATTACGCCACAGAGGCCAGCCAGTATGGACTGGAAGCCGTCAAAGCCTACCGCTCTGGTTACACCGCCTACCAGCAGAAAAACCTGAAAGGTGCAGAAAGCCTGTTCAAACAGGCCACCACCCTCAGTCCCAATTACCAGAAAGCCTGGGCATGGCTGGGACGGGTGCGCTACGAACAGAAAAATTACTCTGGTGCGGTGCAGGCTTACATGCAAGCCGTAACCCTCGATCCAGAGGACGACAGCAGCGAGTATTACCTGAAACTGGCCAAGAACCGAAAGTAA